GTCGACAAGCAACCGGCGGAAAACACTAGTTCTAATTTTTGGAGAAGAAATGTCTACCTCACCCCTTAGCCGCGCCGAGCTCGCCCACCTCATCGACCACACCCTGCTCGCCCCCGAGGCGACCCCCTCCCAGGTCGAGGCGCTCATCGAGGAGGCGGTGGCGCTGGGGACCTACTCCGTGTGCATCTCGCCGAGCCAGCTGCCGGTGACGGTGCCGGACCCCCTGCACGTGGCCACCGTGGTCGGCTTCCCCTCCGGCGCCGTCAAGGCCGAGGTCAAGGCCGCCGAGACCGCCCGCGCCGTCAAGGACGGCGCCGAGGAGATCGACATGGTCATCAACCTCGCGTTCGCCAAGGAGCACAAGTTCGCCGACACCGAGGCCGAGATCGCCGCCGTCCGCGCGGCCTGCCCGGGCAAGGTGCTCAAGGTCATCATCGAGTCCGCCGCGCTCACTGACGAGGAGATCGTCGGCTGCTGCGAGGCTGCCGAGCGCGCAGGCGCGGACTTCGTCAAGACCTCCACGGGCTTCCACAAGGCGGGCGGCGCGAGCGTGCACGCGGTCGAGCTCATGAGCAAGACCGTCGCCCCGCGGCTCGGCGTCAAGGCCTCCGGCGGCATCCGCGACGCCGCCACCGCCCAGGCGATGGTCGCGGCCGGTGCCACGCGCCTGGGGCTCTCCGCCTCCGCCGCCATCCTGGCCGGATGCGAGGAGTAGCCGTGAACCCCGAGCTTCCCTCCACCGCACGCGCCTGGGCCGAGCACGATCCCGACCCGGCTACCAAGCAGGAAATCCTGGCCCTCATCGAGGAGGACAACGAGGCCGAGCTGGCCTCCCGGTTCGCCGGGCCGCTCGAATTCGGCACCGCTGGCCTGCGCGGG
This is a stretch of genomic DNA from Corynebacterium vitaeruminis DSM 20294. It encodes these proteins:
- the deoC gene encoding deoxyribose-phosphate aldolase — protein: MSTSPLSRAELAHLIDHTLLAPEATPSQVEALIEEAVALGTYSVCISPSQLPVTVPDPLHVATVVGFPSGAVKAEVKAAETARAVKDGAEEIDMVINLAFAKEHKFADTEAEIAAVRAACPGKVLKVIIESAALTDEEIVGCCEAAERAGADFVKTSTGFHKAGGASVHAVELMSKTVAPRLGVKASGGIRDAATAQAMVAAGATRLGLSASAAILAGCEE